One Pseudodesulfovibrio cashew DNA window includes the following coding sequences:
- a CDS encoding type II and III secretion system protein family protein, whose product MTIHKYLIAALFVLALMAPGTASAGVSILNTEAPGVIRLVLDKSTILSTDKPVTRVSLAQPAAASIVVLSPTQIYITGQELGTTTLTLWEGKTVSGVYDLVITPDVTRLKRMIHEILPEEKGIQVLSSGESITLSGYVTNTGNLTSILSLAEAEAPEKVVNLLRVDGIQQVMLEVRVAEMSRTVTKRMGVNLAATFSNFTMYSFLNNLTSLGRQTDSALGAVNYVELTDRINGVAQYSSGSISVTGLLDALKAHGLARLLAEPNLTCVSGESADFLVGGEIPIPIPGALGTVSVEFKPFGIGLQFTPTVLSSGSINLQVSPEVSELDYTNAMRYDGYEIPAISTRKAATVIELADGQSFAIAGLISQSLKENNHRFPVLGDVPVLGTLFRSSDYLKDKTELVIIVTAHLVKPIDMAKQTLPGDGFKEPSDYEFYMLGLLEGQGDEKHVADAKNVNAPAAGTVVRPENGFDGEFGHAWPK is encoded by the coding sequence ATGACCATACATAAATATCTCATAGCCGCTCTCTTCGTCCTGGCCCTTATGGCTCCGGGCACGGCGTCGGCTGGAGTAAGCATCCTCAACACCGAAGCACCCGGCGTCATCCGCCTGGTACTGGACAAGTCCACCATCCTGAGCACGGACAAGCCCGTGACCCGCGTGTCCCTGGCCCAACCCGCCGCCGCATCCATCGTGGTCCTGTCCCCAACCCAGATCTACATCACCGGCCAGGAGCTGGGCACCACCACCCTGACCCTGTGGGAAGGCAAGACCGTCTCCGGCGTATACGACCTGGTCATCACCCCGGACGTCACCCGCCTGAAGCGGATGATCCATGAGATCCTGCCCGAGGAAAAGGGCATCCAGGTCCTCTCCTCCGGCGAATCCATCACCCTGTCCGGCTACGTGACCAACACGGGCAACCTGACCTCCATCCTGTCGCTGGCCGAGGCCGAGGCCCCGGAAAAGGTCGTCAACCTCCTGCGCGTGGACGGCATCCAGCAGGTCATGCTCGAAGTCCGCGTGGCCGAAATGAGCCGCACCGTGACCAAGCGCATGGGCGTCAACCTCGCTGCCACCTTCTCCAATTTCACCATGTATTCCTTCCTCAACAACCTGACCTCCCTGGGCAGGCAGACCGACTCCGCCCTGGGCGCGGTCAACTATGTCGAGCTGACCGACCGGATCAACGGCGTGGCACAGTACAGCAGCGGCAGCATCAGCGTGACCGGCCTGCTGGACGCCCTCAAGGCCCACGGCCTGGCCCGCCTGCTCGCCGAGCCCAACCTGACCTGCGTGTCCGGCGAATCCGCCGACTTCCTGGTGGGCGGCGAAATCCCGATCCCCATCCCGGGCGCCCTGGGCACCGTTTCCGTCGAGTTCAAGCCCTTCGGCATCGGCCTCCAGTTCACGCCCACGGTCCTCTCGTCCGGATCCATCAACCTTCAGGTCAGCCCCGAGGTCTCCGAACTCGATTACACCAACGCCATGCGCTACGACGGCTATGAAATCCCGGCCATCTCCACGCGCAAGGCGGCCACGGTCATCGAACTGGCGGACGGCCAGTCCTTCGCCATCGCCGGACTGATCAGCCAGTCCCTCAAGGAAAACAACCACCGCTTCCCGGTCCTCGGCGACGTCCCGGTCCTCGGCACCCTGTTCCGCTCCTCCGACTATCTCAAGGACAAGACCGAGCTGGTGATCATCGTCACCGCCCACCTGGTCAAGCCCATCGACATGGCCAAGCAGACCCTGCCGGGTGACGGTTTCAAGGAACCCAGCGACTACGAATTCTACATGCTCGGCCTGCTCGAAGGCCAGGGCGACGAAAAGCACGTGGCCGACGCCAAGAACGTGAACGCTCCGGCAGCGGGCACTGTGGTCCGCCCGGAAAACGGCTTCGACGGCGAGTTCGGCCACGCCTGGCCCAAGTAA
- a CDS encoding type II secretion system F family protein, producing MDMIYIPYVAAGIGFCSVLLAGYGLVGYLSSAGDTARLRERVSGGRGDASSAAGGLRNKFSDIFESMGTKIGPKDSEEVNKTRRELIQAGLRTPGAAVKFQGAKGVIALTLLGLFLAARFLLFREMPLATTCFGAVAMAALGIYGPQVWLRKRIAKRQLAVANELPDALDLLVVCVESGMGLDQAIERVQNELRESGPIISLEFRLLTLELRAGKARADALRSLSDRVGQDDLSSLASLLVQADIFGISVGRTLRVYSDAMRTKRSQRAEEKAAKLPVLLLLPLVTFILPALFIAIMGPAVILFIDIFAQVNP from the coding sequence ATGGACATGATCTACATCCCCTACGTCGCCGCAGGTATCGGCTTCTGCTCCGTGCTCCTGGCCGGATACGGCCTGGTTGGCTACCTCTCCTCCGCGGGCGACACGGCCCGCCTCAGGGAAAGGGTAAGCGGAGGCCGGGGAGATGCGTCCAGCGCCGCAGGCGGCCTGCGCAACAAATTCTCGGACATCTTCGAGAGCATGGGGACCAAGATCGGCCCCAAGGACTCCGAAGAGGTGAACAAGACCCGCCGCGAGCTGATCCAGGCAGGCCTGCGCACCCCCGGTGCGGCAGTGAAGTTCCAGGGAGCCAAAGGTGTCATCGCCCTGACCCTGCTCGGCCTCTTCCTGGCCGCGCGCTTCCTCCTCTTCCGGGAGATGCCCCTGGCCACGACCTGCTTCGGTGCGGTGGCCATGGCCGCCCTCGGCATCTACGGGCCCCAGGTCTGGCTCAGGAAGCGCATCGCCAAGCGCCAGTTGGCCGTTGCCAACGAGCTGCCCGACGCCCTCGACCTGCTGGTGGTCTGCGTGGAATCCGGCATGGGCCTGGACCAGGCCATCGAGCGCGTCCAGAACGAACTCAGGGAGTCCGGCCCGATCATCAGCCTGGAATTCCGGCTGCTGACCCTCGAACTACGCGCGGGCAAGGCCAGGGCAGACGCCCTCCGCTCGCTCTCCGACCGCGTGGGCCAGGACGACCTGTCCTCCCTGGCCTCGCTGCTCGTCCAGGCCGATATCTTCGGCATCAGCGTGGGACGGACCCTGCGCGTATATTCCGACGCCATGCGCACCAAGCGGTCGCAGCGCGCCGAGGAAAAGGCGGCCAAGCTGCCCGTCCTCCTGCTGCTCCCCCTGGTCACGTTTATTTTACCCGCCCTGTTTATCGCCATCATGGGCCCCGCCGTCATCCTGTTCATCGACATCTTCGCCCAGGTGAACCCCTGA
- a CDS encoding type II secretion system F family protein: MHVTILVAIGCTVVIFLLVMSLGSLLRAGKEEANDKVQKRLRRFAMDETEAETLDLLLKHSSMSQVAWFNKILKNLRFAANLERNIKQADTKGSAGVYLLLCAVLGFAGFYGGFMASDKWWVGLILGGLLGYAPVAHVNRLKAKRMDRFQAQLPDALDLMSRALKAGHTFAGSMSMVAEEFDDPIGVEFRTTLEEINFGVDVDRAMGNLQKRVDVDDLKFFIVSVNIQRETGGNLAEIISNIARLVRERFVLFGKVRILSAEGRISALLLSALPFFITGVLFFINREYMSLLWTRELGRSMAWAGIISMAVGIVIMRRMVKIKV; the protein is encoded by the coding sequence ATGCACGTCACCATCCTCGTCGCAATCGGCTGCACCGTCGTCATCTTCCTCCTGGTCATGAGCCTGGGTTCCCTGCTCCGTGCGGGCAAGGAAGAGGCCAACGACAAGGTCCAGAAAAGGCTCCGCCGTTTCGCCATGGACGAAACCGAAGCCGAGACCCTGGACCTGCTCCTCAAGCACTCCTCCATGAGCCAAGTGGCCTGGTTCAACAAGATACTGAAGAATCTCCGTTTCGCGGCCAACCTGGAGCGGAACATCAAGCAGGCCGACACCAAGGGGTCGGCCGGAGTCTACCTGCTCCTGTGCGCCGTGCTGGGCTTCGCCGGTTTCTACGGAGGCTTCATGGCCTCGGACAAATGGTGGGTCGGCCTTATTCTCGGCGGCCTGCTCGGCTACGCTCCCGTGGCACACGTGAACCGGCTCAAGGCCAAGCGCATGGACCGCTTCCAGGCCCAGCTTCCCGACGCCCTGGACCTCATGAGCCGCGCCCTCAAGGCCGGACACACCTTCGCAGGCTCCATGAGCATGGTGGCCGAGGAGTTCGATGATCCCATCGGCGTCGAGTTCCGCACCACCCTGGAGGAGATCAACTTCGGCGTGGACGTTGACCGCGCCATGGGCAACCTCCAGAAGCGTGTCGACGTGGACGACCTCAAGTTCTTCATCGTCTCGGTCAATATCCAGCGCGAGACCGGCGGCAACCTGGCCGAGATCATTTCCAACATCGCCCGCCTGGTGCGCGAACGCTTCGTGCTCTTCGGCAAGGTCCGCATCCTCTCGGCGGAAGGTCGCATCTCCGCACTGCTGCTCTCGGCCCTGCCCTTCTTCATCACTGGTGTGCTCTTCTTCATCAACAGGGAGTACATGTCCCTGCTGTGGACCAGGGAACTGGGCAGGAGCATGGCCTGGGCAGGCATCATATCCATGGCCGTCGGCATCGTCATCATGCGTCGCATGGTCAAGATCAAGGTATAG
- the cpaB gene encoding Flp pilus assembly protein CpaB yields MSKSTKALLQIGVALMLAMAAGVLIFMWTSKLTKQPKAVAEKAVTTVEVVVAKAEIKRGTKLVEDMLEVKRFTPDSRPSGAFPDVEALEGRVLSTDVAANEAVTESKLADPSVMGGGVSALIEPGKRAMSVKGNMVMGLAGFVRPGDRVDVIVTLPEGYDNKPVTKLVLERIKVLATGTELSPPDKDGKTASVDVYTLELSPEESERLALASTQGTLNFALRNEQDESKILTTGVNVKKALAALRPKPKPRKATNRNQVKVEVITGGDTRTLKF; encoded by the coding sequence ATGAGCAAATCAACCAAGGCACTCCTTCAGATCGGCGTGGCGCTGATGCTGGCAATGGCCGCAGGCGTCCTGATCTTCATGTGGACATCCAAGCTGACCAAGCAGCCCAAGGCCGTGGCCGAAAAAGCCGTCACCACTGTGGAAGTGGTCGTGGCCAAGGCCGAGATCAAGCGCGGAACCAAGCTGGTCGAGGACATGCTCGAGGTGAAGCGGTTCACCCCCGATTCCAGACCTTCGGGCGCGTTCCCGGACGTTGAAGCCCTTGAAGGCCGTGTCCTGAGCACCGACGTGGCCGCCAACGAGGCCGTGACCGAATCCAAGCTGGCCGACCCGTCCGTCATGGGCGGCGGCGTCTCCGCCCTGATCGAACCAGGCAAGCGCGCCATGTCCGTCAAGGGCAACATGGTCATGGGCCTGGCCGGCTTCGTCCGCCCCGGCGACCGTGTCGACGTCATCGTCACCCTGCCCGAGGGCTACGACAACAAGCCCGTGACCAAGCTGGTCCTGGAACGGATCAAGGTCCTGGCCACCGGCACCGAACTCTCCCCGCCCGACAAGGACGGCAAGACCGCCTCCGTGGACGTCTACACCCTGGAACTGAGCCCCGAGGAAAGCGAACGCCTGGCCCTGGCCTCCACCCAGGGGACCCTGAACTTCGCCCTGCGCAACGAGCAGGACGAAAGCAAGATCCTGACCACCGGCGTCAACGTCAAGAAGGCCCTGGCAGCCCTGCGGCCCAAGCCCAAGCCGCGCAAGGCCACCAATCGCAACCAGGTCAAGGTCGAAGTCATCACCGGCGGCGACACCAGAACCCTGAAATTTTAG
- a CDS encoding Flp family type IVb pilin, with protein MTKIMNLIRNEEGATALEYGLLAALIAAAIITAVTTLGSTVSSTFSTISTKMSAAMAS; from the coding sequence ATGACCAAAATCATGAACCTCATTCGTAACGAAGAAGGCGCCACCGCTCTTGAATACGGCCTGCTCGCCGCCCTGATCGCCGCAGCGATTATCACCGCTGTGACCACCCTGGGAAGCACCGTTTCGTCCACCTTCTCTACCATTTCCACCAAGATGAGCGCCGCGATGGCTTCCTAA
- a CDS encoding SPOR domain-containing protein yields the protein MKKLIVIATVMLLLAGMAGCAAKSKEDPSFKEFAYGKDEGIPLSAEQHEQVGDGLLRRGQDEMAFMHYAKAAELDEENLDVRVKKADLLCRKGLDEQALAEYIKVLEKDADHAVANGAAGAIYFRAGLYNEARTHLEKSVRLNPMLWKSYNYLGILDDKDGHYEMAADNFAKAIDLHRGNNTAEIYNNLGVVHIARKQYGMAVDAFRRALKTGGASARTYNNLGLALTRLGRLDEALEAFKYAGGDSKANNNLGYVLLTDNQPEKAVAYFEKAIELSPSFYVKAADNLKRARLAARFKEANDTIQTSGSTPNPLLHESFPDSEQNPGEPAASPASAGSPSVGFKKISHVQGSGDHILTETYGLHVGSYKDHKRAFTHCEQLRKQGFSTWINQIDLGDKGIWYRVLVGEFPTIKAAQTARPDVLAVLGLDRATVYARVMPKPKGASI from the coding sequence ATGAAGAAACTGATCGTCATCGCCACCGTCATGCTGCTTCTGGCCGGAATGGCCGGCTGCGCCGCCAAGTCCAAAGAGGACCCCTCGTTCAAGGAGTTCGCCTACGGCAAGGACGAGGGCATCCCTCTCTCCGCCGAACAGCACGAACAGGTGGGCGACGGCTTGCTCCGCCGCGGCCAGGACGAAATGGCCTTCATGCACTACGCCAAGGCCGCCGAGCTGGATGAAGAGAACCTCGACGTCCGGGTCAAGAAGGCCGACCTGCTCTGCCGCAAGGGGCTCGATGAACAGGCCCTGGCCGAATACATCAAGGTCCTGGAAAAGGACGCTGATCACGCCGTGGCCAACGGCGCCGCCGGAGCCATTTACTTCCGCGCCGGACTGTACAATGAAGCCCGGACCCACCTGGAGAAGTCGGTCCGTCTCAACCCCATGCTCTGGAAGTCCTACAACTACCTGGGTATCCTTGACGACAAGGACGGCCACTACGAAATGGCCGCCGACAACTTCGCCAAGGCCATCGACCTGCACCGCGGCAACAACACCGCTGAAATCTACAACAACCTCGGCGTGGTCCACATCGCCCGCAAGCAGTACGGCATGGCCGTGGACGCCTTCCGCCGAGCCCTGAAGACCGGCGGCGCCTCGGCCCGCACCTACAACAACCTCGGCCTGGCGCTGACCCGCCTGGGCCGACTGGACGAGGCCCTGGAGGCCTTCAAGTACGCCGGCGGAGACTCCAAGGCCAACAACAACCTCGGCTACGTGCTCCTCACGGACAACCAGCCGGAAAAGGCCGTGGCCTACTTCGAAAAAGCCATCGAGCTTTCCCCCAGTTTCTACGTCAAGGCAGCCGACAACCTGAAGCGCGCCCGCCTGGCCGCCCGGTTCAAGGAAGCCAACGACACCATCCAAACAAGCGGTTCCACCCCGAACCCCCTGCTCCATGAGTCTTTCCCCGACTCGGAGCAGAACCCCGGCGAGCCTGCGGCATCTCCCGCGTCCGCGGGCTCGCCTTCCGTGGGATTCAAGAAGATCTCCCACGTGCAGGGTTCCGGGGACCACATACTCACCGAGACCTATGGTCTCCATGTCGGCTCGTACAAGGACCACAAGCGCGCCTTCACCCACTGCGAGCAACTTCGCAAGCAGGGCTTCTCCACCTGGATCAACCAGATCGACCTCGGCGACAAGGGCATCTGGTACCGAGTCCTGGTGGGCGAATTCCCCACGATCAAGGCAGCCCAGACCGCGCGCCCCGATGTGCTCGCCGTCCTCGGACTGGACCGGGCCACGGTTTACGCCAGGGTCATGCCCAAGCCGAAAGGCGCGAGCATCTAA
- a CDS encoding CpaF family protein gives MSLAARLNKKASKNRPVPAKPKGKTSESKAQDYYFDIKARIHDRLIDMIDLTLLDTLEEREKRAEIAKVAEGLLWEEFQNAPLNMAERKRMLAEIQDEVIGLGPLEPYIQDPTVNDILVNGYKQVYVERKGKLELTPARFKDDNHLRKIIDRIVSLVGRRIDESQPLCDARLLDGSRVNAVIPPLAIDGPSLSIRKFSADPLEVQDLIGFNSLTQEMADLMDGIVKARLNVLISGGTGSGKTTLLNCLSRNIPEDERIVTIEDAAELQLKQDHVVRLETRPANIEGKGEIDQRELVKNCLRMRPDRIIVGECRASEALDMLQAMNTGHDGSLTTIHANSPRDALMRLETMVSMAGLNLSPLSMKRYISSAVDVIIQATRLVDGTRKVIAISEISGMEGEMITMQEIFAYEQTNIDKNGKVEGFFTARGIRPKFAEKLERMGRPFPQHMFEINPLARRER, from the coding sequence ATGAGCCTCGCAGCAAGACTGAACAAAAAGGCGTCCAAGAATCGCCCGGTCCCTGCCAAGCCCAAGGGAAAGACCTCGGAAAGCAAAGCGCAGGACTATTACTTCGACATCAAGGCCCGCATCCACGATCGCCTCATCGACATGATCGACCTGACCCTGCTCGACACCCTCGAGGAGCGGGAAAAGCGCGCCGAGATCGCCAAGGTGGCCGAGGGGCTGCTCTGGGAAGAATTCCAGAACGCTCCCTTGAACATGGCCGAGCGCAAGCGCATGCTCGCCGAAATCCAGGACGAGGTCATTGGACTGGGCCCCCTGGAACCGTACATCCAGGACCCCACGGTCAACGATATCCTGGTCAACGGCTACAAGCAGGTTTACGTCGAGCGCAAGGGCAAGCTGGAGCTGACCCCGGCACGGTTCAAGGACGACAACCACCTGCGCAAGATCATCGACCGCATCGTCTCCCTGGTGGGACGCCGCATCGACGAATCCCAGCCCCTCTGTGACGCCCGCCTGCTCGACGGCTCGCGCGTCAACGCGGTCATCCCGCCGCTGGCCATCGACGGCCCCTCGCTCTCCATTCGTAAATTCTCCGCCGACCCCCTGGAGGTCCAGGACCTGATCGGCTTCAACTCCCTGACCCAGGAGATGGCCGACCTCATGGACGGCATCGTCAAGGCGCGGCTCAACGTGCTCATCTCCGGCGGTACCGGCTCGGGCAAGACCACCCTGCTCAACTGCCTCTCGCGCAACATCCCCGAGGACGAACGCATCGTCACCATCGAGGACGCCGCGGAGCTGCAGCTCAAGCAGGACCACGTTGTCCGGCTGGAGACCCGTCCTGCCAATATCGAAGGCAAGGGCGAAATCGACCAGCGCGAACTGGTCAAGAACTGTCTGCGCATGCGCCCGGACCGGATCATCGTCGGTGAGTGCCGCGCCTCGGAAGCCCTGGATATGCTCCAGGCCATGAACACCGGTCACGACGGCTCGCTGACCACCATCCACGCCAACTCCCCGCGCGACGCCCTGATGCGCCTCGAGACCATGGTTTCCATGGCCGGGCTGAACCTCTCCCCCCTGTCCATGAAGCGCTACATCTCCTCGGCCGTGGACGTCATCATCCAGGCCACCCGCCTGGTGGACGGCACACGCAAGGTCATCGCCATCTCGGAAATCTCCGGCATGGAAGGCGAAATGATCACCATGCAGGAGATCTTCGCCTACGAACAGACCAATATCGACAAGAACGGCAAGGTGGAAGGTTTCTTCACGGCGCGGGGCATCCGGCCCAAGTTCGCTGAAAAGCTCGAACGCATGGGCCGCCCGTTCCCGCAGCACATGTTCGAGATCAACCCGCTGGCGCGGAGAGAGAGGTAA
- a CDS encoding Flp family type IVb pilin: MTRLLKEERGATALEYGLIGALIAVAIMGVVSTLGLQIQTIFSTIATTIATTP; the protein is encoded by the coding sequence ATGACACGATTGCTGAAAGAGGAAAGAGGGGCGACGGCACTCGAGTACGGCTTGATCGGAGCCCTGATCGCCGTGGCCATCATGGGTGTGGTATCCACCCTGGGCCTCCAGATCCAGACCATCTTTTCAACCATCGCCACGACCATCGCAACAACTCCTTAA
- a CDS encoding phosphatase PAP2 family protein — MQPNTRIRTAMHDITRAPAARPAEIAAHHIRTVAASLLDSLWRHRFLAALSAVYALFCGPFAKMFGVEHLVDYSVGGQVGIYLMILTLVCFLILHCLRTQWRDRPKRLLPHVAKSLKNDFLSYDRLFHGIIAIACLYLLMAVFSNYKRMIPFVVPFHLDAFLHNLDKTLHFGMEPWRLLQPLLGHPLISFAINFLYNIWLFLVVMVFYWQAFSRKDPALRMQFLSSFLLCWVIVGTVAATLLSSAGPCFYGLVTSGADPYAPLMDYLRTANETYPIWALSIQDTLYQSYTQSSLTVVSGISAMPSMHISIATLMALLGWRIGRVAGWGFTAYCGCIMLGSVHLGWHYAVDGYVSVIMTLAIWHACGWFTGRASGNEPKTLSATL; from the coding sequence ATGCAACCGAATACAAGGATCAGGACCGCCATGCACGACATAACCAGAGCTCCGGCCGCACGCCCGGCCGAAATCGCAGCTCACCATATCCGAACCGTTGCCGCGTCCCTGCTGGACAGCCTTTGGCGGCACCGTTTCCTGGCTGCGCTCAGCGCGGTCTACGCGCTTTTCTGCGGGCCTTTCGCCAAAATGTTCGGGGTGGAGCACCTCGTGGATTACTCCGTCGGCGGCCAAGTGGGGATTTATCTCATGATCCTGACCCTGGTCTGCTTCCTGATCCTCCACTGCCTGCGCACCCAGTGGCGTGACCGCCCAAAACGGCTCCTGCCCCATGTCGCCAAAAGTCTGAAAAACGATTTTCTCAGCTATGACAGATTGTTCCATGGCATCATCGCCATCGCCTGTCTCTATCTGCTCATGGCGGTCTTTTCGAACTACAAACGGATGATCCCGTTCGTCGTGCCCTTCCACCTGGACGCCTTTCTCCACAACCTGGACAAAACGCTTCATTTCGGCATGGAACCGTGGCGGCTGCTCCAGCCCCTGCTGGGCCATCCCCTGATCTCCTTCGCCATCAACTTCCTCTACAATATCTGGCTCTTCCTCGTGGTCATGGTCTTCTACTGGCAGGCTTTTTCACGCAAGGATCCGGCCCTGCGCATGCAGTTCCTCTCCTCCTTCCTGCTTTGCTGGGTGATCGTCGGCACGGTCGCGGCCACCCTGCTCTCCTCTGCCGGGCCCTGCTTCTACGGCCTCGTAACCAGTGGTGCCGACCCGTACGCGCCGCTCATGGACTACCTGCGCACCGCCAACGAGACCTACCCCATCTGGGCGCTGAGCATTCAGGACACCCTTTACCAAAGCTACACCCAGAGTTCGCTCACTGTGGTTTCGGGCATTTCGGCCATGCCGAGCATGCACATTTCCATCGCCACGCTCATGGCGCTGCTGGGGTGGCGCATCGGACGCGTGGCAGGATGGGGCTTCACCGCCTATTGCGGCTGCATAATGCTCGGCTCGGTCCATCTGGGCTGGCATTATGCCGTCGACGGATATGTATCCGTGATAATGACCCTCGCCATCTGGCACGCTTGCGGATGGTTCACCGGAAGAGCGTCCGGCAACGAGCCGAAGACCCTCTCCGCAACCCTGTAA
- a CDS encoding A24 family peptidase → MNILITGVLGAALLVATITDLKSQKIHNWLTFPLMLTGLIAHTVHGGLDGLALSAGGFALGLGLMIVPFLMGMMGAGDVKLMAGIGAWLGVEATFTAFLFTCLAGGIYAIAVLLMNFAQFKAVMANLWGTFLRFLSTHKFDYSPVNTEQALPRLCYGVAIAVGTVGALILNFTQTGSVVVR, encoded by the coding sequence ATGAATATTCTCATCACCGGCGTGCTCGGAGCGGCGCTCCTGGTCGCCACCATCACCGACCTCAAGAGCCAGAAAATTCATAACTGGCTGACCTTTCCGCTCATGCTCACCGGCCTGATCGCGCACACGGTCCACGGCGGCCTGGACGGGCTCGCCCTGAGCGCGGGCGGCTTCGCCCTGGGGCTCGGCCTGATGATCGTTCCCTTCCTCATGGGTATGATGGGCGCGGGCGACGTCAAGCTCATGGCCGGAATCGGCGCATGGCTCGGCGTGGAAGCCACCTTCACCGCATTCCTCTTCACCTGCCTGGCCGGCGGCATCTACGCCATCGCCGTCCTTCTCATGAACTTCGCCCAGTTCAAGGCCGTCATGGCCAACCTCTGGGGAACCTTCCTCCGCTTCCTCTCCACCCACAAGTTCGACTACTCCCCGGTCAACACCGAACAGGCGCTTCCCAGGCTCTGCTACGGCGTAGCCATCGCCGTGGGCACCGTGGGCGCCCTGATCCTGAATTTCACCCAGACCGGCTCGGTCGTGGTCCGCTAG
- a CDS encoding AAA family ATPase, which yields MNNRIIPVTLALNDPEEQKKLERIIASSYMVRLADEDAGETGVLIYEPGETVDEDLPHIIHALEAAEAEDVYLAGHKADTDILIRAMRSGIREFLQYPIEENDFRAAIMRTAMRESLAGDETEKGKIITVLSGKPGLGATTVAVNLAWRLNERFPSRTLLLDLRRPAGEIPYFLDLKYEYTWGDLMQDISRLDTTYLQSVVTEHESGLHVLPAPGGDPRPDPQSLYLILEQLRMIYDFVVVDTGDVTGDDLPKEIEDADTILMVMQLTLPCLARTSRLMEAIRSMDPDAERRMRVVANRVTKDSTIAVADAADVLSREIPWAIPEDGSSALSALNQGAPLVAAYPKSAAAKEILKIAKSMDKREKAKKKLSLPFAGLFRRKKNASDDKLAGVAL from the coding sequence ATGAACAATCGAATCATCCCGGTCACGCTGGCGCTGAACGATCCGGAAGAGCAGAAAAAGCTCGAACGCATCATCGCCTCCAGCTACATGGTGCGACTGGCCGACGAGGACGCAGGGGAAACAGGCGTACTCATCTACGAGCCCGGCGAAACCGTTGACGAGGACCTGCCGCACATCATTCACGCCCTGGAAGCGGCCGAGGCCGAGGACGTCTACCTGGCCGGACACAAGGCCGACACCGACATCCTCATCCGCGCCATGCGCAGCGGCATCCGCGAATTTCTGCAATACCCCATCGAGGAAAACGACTTCCGGGCCGCGATCATGCGCACGGCCATGCGCGAGTCCCTGGCCGGCGACGAGACCGAAAAGGGCAAGATCATCACCGTCCTGTCCGGCAAGCCGGGTCTGGGCGCCACCACCGTGGCCGTGAACCTGGCCTGGAGGCTCAACGAGCGCTTCCCCAGCCGGACCCTGCTCCTGGACCTCCGCCGTCCGGCAGGCGAAATCCCCTATTTCCTGGACCTCAAGTACGAGTACACCTGGGGCGACCTGATGCAGGACATCTCGCGCCTGGACACCACCTACCTCCAGTCCGTGGTGACCGAGCACGAATCCGGCCTGCACGTCCTGCCCGCGCCCGGCGGAGATCCCCGCCCGGACCCGCAATCCCTCTACCTCATCCTCGAACAATTGCGCATGATCTATGACTTCGTGGTCGTGGACACCGGCGACGTGACCGGCGACGACCTGCCCAAGGAAATCGAGGACGCCGACACCATCCTGATGGTCATGCAGCTCACCCTGCCCTGCCTGGCCCGGACATCCCGTCTGATGGAAGCCATCCGCTCCATGGACCCGGACGCCGAACGGCGCATGCGGGTAGTGGCCAACCGCGTGACCAAGGACTCCACCATCGCCGTGGCCGACGCCGCGGACGTGCTCTCGCGCGAGATTCCCTGGGCCATCCCCGAGGACGGGTCCTCGGCCCTCTCCGCGCTCAACCAGGGTGCCCCCCTGGTGGCCGCCTACCCCAAGTCCGCCGCCGCCAAGGAAATCCTGAAGATCGCCAAGTCCATGGACAAGCGCGAAAAAGCCAAGAAGAAGCTGTCCCTGCCCTTTGCCGGGCTCTTCCGCCGCAAGAAGAATGCGTCTGACGACAAACTCGCCGGAGTCGCCTTATGA